A DNA window from Parabacteroides johnsonii DSM 18315 contains the following coding sequences:
- a CDS encoding manganese catalase family protein, translating into MFYHVKDLQYNARVSAPDPRFARVLLEAFGGANGELKSALQYFVQAFSCHNPHPDKYDMLMDIATEELGHLEIVGATIQMLLGPVNGKMKDVVENMEINMMMNGKGAKEDLIHQAFTNPQFLVTSPGSPTLTDSNGNPWCATYVSANADLTVDLRSNMAGECRAKIGYENLIPLTDDPYVKETLTFLMTREVTHFQQFEAALETIQPNFPPGVFQTSPKYSNLYFNMSKGKDARGPWNEGESTRLKEEWQYIDDPLQEVRNTNGLVDRKPAGTYRTEKEVQEMDNELAKERSEEVLSSLPDGVMSWCNYQDKKGNRK; encoded by the coding sequence ATGTTTTATCATGTAAAAGATTTGCAATACAACGCACGCGTTTCCGCTCCGGATCCACGTTTCGCACGTGTCCTCCTTGAGGCTTTCGGCGGCGCAAACGGAGAATTGAAATCGGCTTTGCAATATTTCGTACAAGCTTTCAGTTGCCATAATCCTCACCCTGACAAATATGATATGCTGATGGACATCGCAACAGAAGAGTTGGGACACCTCGAAATCGTCGGGGCTACCATCCAAATGCTCCTCGGACCTGTAAACGGAAAAATGAAGGACGTGGTGGAAAACATGGAAATCAATATGATGATGAATGGCAAAGGAGCCAAAGAAGATCTCATCCATCAAGCATTCACAAATCCGCAGTTCTTGGTAACTTCCCCCGGAAGTCCCACACTGACAGACAGCAACGGAAATCCGTGGTGTGCTACCTATGTATCCGCTAATGCAGATCTGACCGTGGATCTCCGTTCCAACATGGCAGGAGAATGCCGGGCAAAGATCGGATATGAAAATCTTATACCGCTGACGGATGATCCCTACGTGAAAGAGACGCTCACGTTTCTTATGACACGCGAAGTAACCCATTTTCAACAGTTCGAAGCGGCATTGGAGACCATCCAGCCCAACTTTCCTCCCGGAGTGTTTCAAACCTCCCCCAAATACAGCAACCTGTATTTCAACATGTCCAAAGGCAAAGATGCCCGCGGGCCGTGGAATGAAGGAGAAAGCACACGCTTGAAAGAAGAATGGCAATACATTGACGATCCTTTACAAGAAGTACGAAACACCAATGGGCTCGTCGACCGTAAACCGGCAGGTACATACCGCACGGAAAAAGAGGTCCAGGAAATGGACAATGAACTTGCCAAAGAACGCAGCGAAGAAGTCCTTTCTTCTTTACCCGACGGAGTCATGAGTTGGTGTAACTACCAAGATAAAAAAGGAAACAGAAAATAA
- a CDS encoding YtxH domain-containing protein: METSCSKFWLGLGLGSIIGVVAYRFSCSSKGKMLKEKACHVLHRMGGKAEDMIDSAKDKVAEAGTKVADKVAKETFNIAEKADDVKNKVHNFADNAKK, encoded by the coding sequence ATGGAAACAAGTTGTTCAAAATTTTGGCTGGGCCTGGGTTTAGGCTCAATCATCGGTGTAGTAGCTTACCGTTTTAGCTGTTCTTCTAAAGGCAAAATGTTAAAAGAAAAAGCATGCCATGTCCTTCATCGGATGGGTGGTAAAGCAGAAGACATGATTGATTCCGCAAAAGACAAGGTTGCGGAAGCCGGAACAAAAGTGGCCGACAAGGTCGCCAAGGAAACTTTTAACATCGCAGAAAAAGCCGATGATGTGAAAAACAAAGTGCACAATTTTGCCGATAATGCAAAAAAGTAA
- a CDS encoding GlsB/YeaQ/YmgE family stress response membrane protein: MYFIWYIIIGILAGFIAGKVMRGGGFGILINLLVGIAGGLLGGWVFGLLGIATAGILGSLITSVAGAILLLWIVSLFKSPHKTDI; the protein is encoded by the coding sequence ATGTATTTTATATGGTATATTATTATCGGAATCTTAGCCGGTTTTATTGCTGGTAAGGTTATGCGTGGAGGAGGGTTCGGTATCCTCATCAATTTACTGGTCGGCATAGCTGGCGGCCTGTTAGGAGGTTGGGTCTTCGGCCTGTTAGGCATTGCTACGGCGGGCATCTTGGGCAGTTTGATCACTTCTGTTGCTGGAGCTATCTTGTTATTGTGGATCGTTTCATTATTCAAAAGTCCACATAAAACAGATATATAA
- a CDS encoding NAD(P)/FAD-dependent oxidoreductase yields MDLHSGLPYWIIKNPLFDYYNPLKKDLETDIVIIGSGITGALMAHELCRTELECCVVDKRSIATGSSAASTALLQYEIDVPLCRMAEQIGEKNAVTAYRSCLQSISDIEAVLKETDIDADFERLPSIFYASDEKGVKLIEREYEIRKRYELPVELLNKGELHKRYKMRTYAGALLNRQSAQLDAYKAATQLFRYHIKKDHLQIFTYTKISSCEETPQGCRLKTKDDRTIRCKYVIVAAGFEAGQFLPEKVMKLTSTYALISHPIDNKDLWPEHSLIWETAEPYIYVRTSGNRIIIGGEDEDFNNPEARDELLREKTEKLEKKFHTLLPSVPFKAEMIWCGTFSTTKDGLPFIGTWPGTERIFFDLGYGGNGITFSMIGAQIISNLLQGKEDERKDVFGFGRIC; encoded by the coding sequence ATGGACTTACATTCAGGATTACCATACTGGATAATCAAAAATCCACTGTTCGATTACTACAATCCGCTGAAAAAGGATCTGGAAACAGATATAGTAATCATCGGTTCCGGTATAACCGGCGCCCTTATGGCTCACGAATTGTGCCGGACGGAACTGGAATGTTGCGTCGTGGATAAACGGAGTATCGCCACGGGCAGTTCCGCGGCCAGCACGGCACTCTTGCAATATGAAATTGACGTTCCGCTTTGCCGAATGGCTGAACAAATTGGTGAAAAAAATGCAGTAACTGCCTACCGGTCTTGCCTGCAATCCATCTCAGACATCGAAGCCGTTTTGAAAGAAACGGATATCGATGCAGACTTTGAGCGGTTACCGAGTATTTTCTATGCCAGCGACGAAAAAGGAGTAAAACTCATCGAACGTGAATATGAAATACGCAAACGCTATGAGCTTCCAGTAGAATTGTTAAACAAGGGAGAGCTTCATAAGCGATACAAAATGAGAACATACGCCGGAGCGTTACTAAATCGTCAGTCCGCACAGCTCGATGCCTACAAGGCGGCAACCCAACTCTTCCGGTATCATATAAAAAAAGATCATTTACAAATATTCACCTATACAAAAATCTCATCTTGTGAAGAAACGCCTCAAGGTTGCCGGCTCAAAACAAAGGATGACCGGACCATCCGATGTAAATATGTAATTGTCGCCGCTGGATTCGAAGCCGGGCAGTTCTTACCTGAGAAAGTAATGAAACTGACCTCGACTTACGCACTTATATCCCACCCTATTGACAATAAGGATCTATGGCCCGAACACAGTCTCATCTGGGAAACGGCAGAACCTTATATCTATGTTAGGACCAGTGGTAACCGAATCATCATCGGAGGAGAAGACGAAGATTTCAATAACCCTGAAGCAAGGGATGAACTACTCCGGGAAAAGACGGAAAAACTTGAAAAGAAATTCCATACCTTACTGCCCTCCGTCCCTTTCAAGGCAGAAATGATCTGGTGCGGAACCTTCAGTACGACAAAAGACGGACTCCCATTCATCGGAACATGGCCAGGGACGGAACGCATATTCTTTGATCTTGGGTACGGGGGCAACGGAATCACGTTCAGCATGATCGGAGCACAGATTATAAGCAACCTCTTACAAGGAAAAGAAGATGAGCGAAAAGATGTATTCGGTTTCGGACGGATATGCTAA
- a CDS encoding histidine-type phosphatase: MRKISIFIFCLFIYSHLSIGQEEQQYAGTAMPYPSLENSSYLVQDGMVPFYINHLGRHGARFPTSGKALDKVITRLSLAGKHKMLTKEGWDLLLFMQEVSEQFKGKWGELSSLGKKEQEGIAWRMSKNYPCLFADSAEVEAIATYVPRCINSMDAFLSCLLRENPSLKIRRNKGREYDDILRFFDLNESYVNYKKKGDWIAVYEKFSQIKIPTSTVMKRLFLRSGTEKEDRDFVMDLFSIIAILPDTGLSLNEICSFTSNEWSRYWQTQNLRQYMSKSSAPIGRMLPVAIAWPLLSEFIRTADEVINAKSDNHANFRFAHAETIIPFVALMGIRNADVRVADPDSVSVYWKDYEIAPMAANIQWIFCHDEKGEIWVKFLLNEKEVSLPLTTPRYPYYLWSEVEIFFNQRIRMAKEELLSGS, from the coding sequence ATGAGAAAGATATCGATATTTATATTTTGTTTGTTTATTTATTCCCATTTATCAATAGGACAAGAGGAACAGCAATATGCAGGGACGGCTATGCCGTATCCTTCTCTGGAAAATTCATCTTATTTAGTTCAGGATGGCATGGTACCTTTTTATATTAACCATCTCGGAAGACACGGTGCACGATTTCCGACTTCAGGGAAAGCGTTGGATAAAGTAATAACAAGGCTGTCATTAGCTGGAAAACATAAAATGTTGACAAAAGAAGGTTGGGATCTACTTTTATTTATGCAAGAGGTATCTGAGCAGTTTAAGGGCAAATGGGGTGAATTATCTTCTTTGGGCAAAAAAGAACAAGAGGGTATTGCTTGGCGTATGTCAAAAAATTATCCTTGTTTATTTGCTGATTCGGCTGAGGTGGAGGCGATAGCCACTTATGTGCCTCGTTGTATAAATAGTATGGACGCGTTTCTCTCTTGTTTGCTGAGAGAAAATCCGTCATTGAAGATAAGGCGAAACAAGGGAAGAGAATATGATGATATTCTTCGCTTTTTCGATCTGAATGAATCTTATGTCAATTATAAGAAGAAAGGGGATTGGATTGCTGTTTATGAGAAATTTTCTCAAATCAAGATACCCACTTCCACTGTTATGAAACGACTTTTCCTCAGAAGCGGAACGGAGAAAGAAGATAGGGATTTTGTGATGGATTTATTTTCAATTATTGCGATATTGCCTGATACTGGACTTTCTCTGAATGAGATCTGTTCTTTTACTTCGAATGAATGGAGCCGCTATTGGCAGACTCAAAACTTGCGGCAGTACATGAGCAAGAGTTCCGCTCCGATTGGTCGAATGTTGCCAGTAGCGATTGCGTGGCCTTTGCTTTCTGAATTTATCCGTACTGCTGATGAGGTGATAAATGCAAAGTCGGATAACCATGCAAATTTTCGTTTTGCTCATGCAGAAACAATCATACCTTTTGTGGCGTTGATGGGTATACGAAATGCTGACGTACGTGTTGCAGATCCTGATTCTGTATCTGTGTATTGGAAGGATTACGAGATTGCTCCGATGGCAGCTAATATACAGTGGATTTTTTGTCATGATGAAAAGGGAGAAATATGGGTGAAATTTCTGCTAAACGAGAAAGAGGTGTCCCTTCCATTGACAACACCTCGCTATCCTTATTATTTATGGAGTGAAGTCGAAATTTTTTTTAATCAGCGAATCCGGATGGCTAAAGAAGAGCTTTTATCGGGATCTTAG
- a CDS encoding hybrid sensor histidine kinase/response regulator transcription factor: MQVFGRYIQLYLILFFIFLTGNLQAVPKYYFKQISLEEGLSQSSVKCVLVDERGVLWIGTRFGLNRFDREKITVYQEDKDNPYSLPYNDVVFLEEDAARNIWVGTSRGLAIFDRNTRKFACQELDGEPVVATCCLLMSDGVYFFGMKGVYYYSYVEKKIGKCELKNTMPVSVPNHAYWYDEKDGKIILSFRGNGIWWYYPKTGTMERVSFTQEKNIPALFLDSHGRTWVSVYNKGVYCYDREGRLIEHLKTPERLTHNVVQDMREKDGELWLATDGGGINIYNYATKSVKGIMHLPGDRHSLPVNSFASLYIDDEGNIWAGSILGGLIGIKPVYMTTYRDAPPGATYGLSFQSVASMYEDRDGKIWMGTDGGGMNLFDPEKETFQGYRQTKEMKIVSIMPYNDSELLLSLFGVGLCRFNKNTGECREFPLNWGDVRNDLFLCGNAIRLYRVDDDRFCLLTDNYLFVYDHRKCQFEPLHENMLPNFQAPRFVVGDSCYIGTSAGLYVLDFPSEELRPVFLPGEEIGTITSIKQGKDKRFWLGTTSGLYAYDRTLQKIDTIDTKRFVGVMSLAFDNSEQLWISTHEGLYAYVPQEKRIVVFGESDGVFTHEFLPQPALESALGDIYMAGVEGVVRIRPDQKFQDEEDFSVSLINLALDGSFVHPDGLFDKQAISVPWDYSSLGLSVIVKEKDLMRKKLFRFYIKGGREDLQETSSHAFVFPALSPGNYELWVSYSKRNGDWSAPLKLLTVDVIPPLWQRAWFWIVLFLMVMTMTSWVIRSIMKRKEQELAWEMKEHERKFYEEKVRFMVNISHELRTPLTLIYAPLKRLLKSGKVMDDDVSRQLDGLLLQTCRIREIVDMVLDAQRSDTNGDVMNVRFYNVADWIRTVTHDFAQEFEARSIRLEYKLDTSVEKVPFDAAKCRVVLSNLLINAMKFSEPNTSLVIGTERMETSLRISLADQGIGLAHVDMDRLFSRFYQGDHNRKGSGIGLAYARKLVELHGGSIGAYSNEDRGATFYFDLPLVQASVFEEPDSVVCSEMKNADAKEMNPQVVQADFLFAKYTALVVEDEPELRSYLFSVLQAEFKDVYVAGDGEEAWEFLGQSQPDIIVSDVMMPRMDGYELCRRVKNNLKVSHIPVVLLTAKADPASSVEGYKSGADIYLAKPFDVDSLMVILRNVLRLRDQLRARYRESGCLFSPKDDAVSNADEQFMQKLNLLIHENLTNPDLNVAFIASGMAMSRTTLYSKFSHLSDISIGDYVIRFRMVEAARLLSSYKDMSIQDVADRTGFSSARYFSTAFKQNYGMTPTEYRRKN, encoded by the coding sequence ATGCAAGTGTTTGGGAGGTATATACAATTATATCTAATATTATTTTTTATATTCTTAACAGGGAATCTTCAGGCAGTTCCCAAGTATTATTTTAAACAAATTTCATTAGAGGAAGGCTTATCACAATCTTCTGTGAAATGTGTATTGGTAGATGAAAGAGGGGTTTTGTGGATTGGGACTCGGTTTGGTTTGAACCGTTTCGACAGGGAAAAGATCACGGTTTACCAAGAAGATAAAGATAATCCGTATTCTCTTCCTTATAATGATGTCGTTTTCTTGGAAGAAGATGCGGCTCGGAATATTTGGGTAGGAACTAGTCGTGGACTGGCTATTTTCGACCGTAATACCCGCAAATTTGCTTGTCAGGAGTTGGATGGAGAACCGGTAGTGGCGACTTGCTGTCTCCTTATGTCGGACGGAGTCTATTTTTTTGGTATGAAAGGTGTGTATTATTATTCTTATGTGGAAAAGAAAATTGGTAAGTGCGAGTTGAAGAATACCATGCCTGTCTCTGTGCCCAACCACGCTTATTGGTATGACGAAAAAGATGGAAAGATCATTCTGTCTTTCCGCGGAAACGGCATTTGGTGGTATTACCCGAAGACGGGGACTATGGAGCGAGTGTCGTTTACCCAGGAAAAGAATATACCAGCCCTATTTCTGGATTCACACGGAAGGACTTGGGTGTCGGTCTATAATAAAGGTGTTTATTGCTACGACCGCGAAGGACGGTTGATTGAGCACCTGAAAACACCGGAGCGCTTGACGCATAATGTCGTGCAGGATATGCGGGAAAAGGATGGTGAACTTTGGTTGGCGACCGACGGAGGAGGCATCAATATTTATAACTATGCCACCAAGTCCGTGAAAGGGATCATGCACCTTCCGGGCGATCGTCATTCTCTTCCGGTGAACTCTTTTGCCAGCCTGTATATCGACGATGAAGGAAATATTTGGGCCGGTAGTATTTTAGGTGGTTTAATTGGTATTAAGCCTGTCTACATGACTACTTATCGGGATGCTCCTCCTGGAGCTACTTACGGCTTGAGTTTCCAATCAGTTGCGTCTATGTATGAAGATCGTGACGGTAAAATATGGATGGGTACAGACGGCGGCGGAATGAATTTGTTTGATCCTGAAAAAGAGACGTTTCAGGGATATCGACAGACGAAGGAGATGAAGATCGTCTCCATTATGCCTTATAACGATTCGGAGTTGTTGTTGTCTTTGTTTGGAGTCGGACTTTGTCGTTTTAACAAGAATACAGGTGAATGCAGGGAGTTCCCGTTGAATTGGGGAGACGTCCGGAACGATCTTTTTCTGTGTGGAAATGCGATTCGCCTGTATCGTGTGGATGATGATCGTTTTTGTCTTTTGACCGATAATTATTTGTTTGTGTATGACCATCGGAAATGTCAATTTGAACCTTTGCATGAAAACATGTTGCCGAATTTTCAGGCTCCTCGTTTCGTCGTGGGCGACTCGTGCTATATCGGTACATCTGCCGGACTTTACGTTCTGGATTTTCCGAGCGAAGAGTTACGTCCGGTTTTTTTGCCCGGTGAGGAAATTGGCACGATAACGTCAATAAAGCAAGGTAAGGACAAACGTTTCTGGTTGGGCACGACTTCCGGTTTGTATGCCTATGATCGTACTCTGCAAAAAATAGATACGATTGATACAAAGCGTTTTGTCGGAGTTATGTCTCTTGCTTTCGATAACAGCGAGCAATTGTGGATTAGTACGCATGAAGGATTGTATGCATATGTCCCTCAAGAGAAACGTATCGTTGTTTTTGGAGAGTCTGATGGAGTTTTTACACACGAATTCTTGCCGCAGCCTGCGTTGGAATCCGCCCTCGGTGACATTTATATGGCAGGAGTAGAGGGAGTGGTGCGAATACGGCCAGATCAGAAATTTCAAGACGAAGAGGACTTTTCCGTCAGCTTGATCAACTTAGCCTTGGACGGTTCTTTTGTCCATCCGGACGGTCTATTTGACAAGCAAGCTATTTCCGTTCCTTGGGATTATTCATCTTTAGGATTGAGTGTCATTGTTAAAGAGAAGGATTTGATGCGGAAGAAATTGTTTCGTTTTTATATCAAAGGAGGCCGTGAGGATTTGCAGGAGACATCTAGTCATGCCTTTGTTTTTCCGGCTCTTTCTCCCGGTAACTACGAATTATGGGTTTCATATAGCAAACGGAATGGTGATTGGAGTGCACCTTTGAAATTGCTGACAGTTGATGTAATCCCTCCTTTATGGCAGCGTGCCTGGTTTTGGATAGTTTTGTTTTTGATGGTGATGACGATGACCTCATGGGTAATCCGATCGATTATGAAGCGTAAAGAGCAGGAACTCGCTTGGGAAATGAAAGAGCATGAACGTAAATTTTATGAAGAGAAGGTCCGTTTTATGGTCAATATCAGCCATGAGCTTCGTACGCCGTTGACTTTGATATACGCCCCGCTCAAACGTTTGTTGAAATCCGGAAAAGTGATGGATGATGATGTTTCCAGGCAATTGGATGGTTTGTTGTTGCAAACTTGTCGGATACGTGAAATTGTTGATATGGTGCTAGACGCACAAAGATCAGATACGAACGGCGATGTTATGAATGTTCGTTTTTACAATGTCGCTGATTGGATACGAACGGTAACGCATGATTTTGCACAAGAATTTGAGGCTCGTAGTATTCGATTGGAATACAAGTTGGATACTTCGGTGGAAAAAGTCCCTTTTGATGCAGCCAAATGTCGTGTCGTGTTGTCCAATTTGTTGATAAATGCGATGAAGTTCAGTGAGCCGAATACTTCGCTGGTCATTGGTACGGAACGTATGGAAACGAGCCTGCGCATTTCTCTTGCCGACCAGGGGATTGGGCTGGCTCATGTGGATATGGATCGTCTTTTTTCTCGCTTTTACCAAGGTGACCATAACCGTAAAGGAAGTGGGATCGGTTTAGCATATGCCCGTAAGCTGGTGGAACTGCATGGCGGAAGCATCGGTGCTTACAGTAATGAAGACAGAGGTGCGACTTTTTATTTTGATTTGCCGTTAGTGCAGGCGTCTGTATTTGAAGAACCGGACAGTGTCGTTTGTTCGGAAATGAAGAATGCTGATGCCAAAGAAATGAATCCCCAGGTGGTACAAGCCGATTTCTTGTTTGCTAAATACACGGCATTGGTGGTCGAAGATGAACCAGAATTGCGTAGCTATTTGTTTAGTGTCTTGCAGGCGGAGTTCAAGGATGTTTATGTGGCTGGAGACGGTGAGGAGGCATGGGAGTTTTTGGGGCAATCTCAGCCGGATATCATAGTCAGTGATGTTATGATGCCCCGGATGGACGGTTACGAGTTGTGTCGGCGGGTTAAAAACAATTTGAAGGTCAGTCATATTCCGGTAGTACTATTGACTGCTAAAGCTGACCCGGCAAGTTCGGTCGAGGGATACAAGTCGGGAGCGGATATATATTTGGCAAAGCCATTTGATGTGGATTCTTTGATGGTAATTTTGCGGAATGTGTTGAGGCTGCGTGATCAACTTCGGGCACGTTATCGGGAGTCCGGTTGCCTGTTCTCTCCCAAGGATGATGCAGTCAGCAATGCGGATGAACAATTCATGCAGAAATTGAATCTATTGATTCATGAAAATCTGACCAATCCGGATCTGAACGTAGCTTTTATTGCTTCTGGTATGGCGATGAGCCGTACGACACTTTACAGTAAATTCAGCCATTTGTCGGATATTTCAATCGGCGATTATGTGATCAGATTCCGTATGGTCGAAGCTGCTCGTTTGCTTTCATCCTATAAGGACATGAGCATTCAGGATGTGGCGGATCGTACAGGTTTTTCCAGCGCCCGTTATTTTAGTACTGCCTTTAAACAAAACTATGGGATGACTCCGACTGAATATCGTCGTAAAAATTAG
- a CDS encoding FecR family protein: MDFDYRLLAKYLIDTLSPEEMGKVQEWRVLSIDNEYVFSKLVELRISGKFTQYNTSEHIEKALEGLNAKINSRRRFQIFHSVMRYAAVILLLVSFSYVGWDYLRPDNYVTITVKQGEDVKKIMLADGSAVWLKGGASLKIPEAFAENSRKLSLQGEAFFDVAKNAQSPLYVSTNYVNIKVLGTAFNVKTDEKHQNVETVLARGKVALFDKQWKAVLDMSPGEKVTYNNYKNEYATEFVDVNICTAWRLNQFVFENVTLREIVNQLSVKFNVNINLESSKLAQRKFRCVINEDESLSDILKLLKFLASIQYRIEGSEIFIYE, encoded by the coding sequence ATGGATTTTGATTATAGACTTTTAGCGAAATACTTGATCGATACGCTTTCTCCCGAAGAGATGGGAAAAGTGCAAGAGTGGCGTGTTTTATCAATTGATAATGAATATGTTTTTTCAAAATTGGTGGAACTTCGCATTTCGGGGAAGTTTACTCAATATAATACGTCTGAGCATATTGAAAAGGCATTGGAAGGGTTGAATGCCAAAATCAATAGTAGAAGACGTTTTCAAATATTTCACTCCGTGATGAGATATGCTGCCGTAATTTTGCTATTGGTTTCTTTTTCTTATGTGGGATGGGATTATCTGAGACCAGATAATTATGTGACGATTACGGTGAAACAAGGGGAAGATGTGAAAAAAATCATGCTTGCGGATGGATCGGCCGTTTGGTTAAAAGGGGGGGCTTCATTGAAGATTCCTGAGGCTTTTGCCGAAAATAGCCGAAAGCTCTCCTTGCAAGGAGAAGCATTCTTTGACGTTGCAAAGAATGCACAATCTCCATTATATGTTTCGACGAATTATGTGAATATTAAGGTGCTAGGAACCGCTTTCAATGTAAAAACAGACGAGAAACACCAAAACGTAGAAACTGTTTTAGCAAGAGGTAAAGTTGCTTTATTCGATAAGCAATGGAAAGCCGTTTTAGATATGTCACCGGGAGAAAAGGTGACATATAATAACTATAAAAATGAATATGCCACAGAATTTGTGGATGTGAATATATGTACGGCGTGGCGACTGAACCAGTTTGTCTTCGAAAATGTCACGCTTAGGGAAATAGTTAACCAACTCTCCGTAAAATTTAATGTAAATATAAATCTGGAATCCTCGAAGCTTGCCCAGCGCAAGTTTCGGTGTGTGATCAACGAGGACGAAAGCTTGTCTGACATACTGAAACTCCTGAAGTTTTTGGCTTCGATCCAATATCGGATAGAAGGAAGTGAAATCTTTATATATGAATAA